Sequence from the Methanococcoides methylutens genome:
GTCCAGAATAATGGAAAATTCGGGATCTTCGCCCAGCTTGATCTCCCCGAATTCCTCACTTAATATCCTCATTGAACGGCCATTTTCCCGGAGGACCTCAAGTATTGCTTTCTCTGATACGTCATCAATTAGCTTGGTATCGGTGCCATCAGCACCAATATATACCGTTTCGAAAGCTTCAGATGTATCGACAAGATTGGAAATTGCATTTCCTGCGGCATCTGATAAGAGATCACACAATTCCAGCGCCTGTGGAAAAGTTATCATATTGATAAAAAATGATGGGCAGATCAGATGCCCATTTTACTGTTCGTTTCAGCAATGGACTTCTGTCCTTCTCTCTCAAGTTCCATCATTGCGCGGATGGCATCCACATTCTCAGGAATGACATCTGATTCCTGATGGATCGCCTGGAAGAAGTAAAGTTCTCCTTCATACATTGTGATGGATTCATCCCATACGCAGTTCTCCCACATGTCACCCCTTGGCCTTCCAAGGTCCTTTGCGAGTTCCATGATCTCGGCGGTGGATGTGATTCCCTGTCCAACGAACCTGACACGGCTCTGCTCTGCAAGGATGTTCTTAACATCTTCTGCAGTGCATTCCTTCTCAAACTCAAGGTTGATAGTATGCATGTGCATTAATGTTGTAGGAAGCTTGACTGCTGTTGTTGCGACATCAATGCCAGGTATGACTGTCTTTACATCAGGGCCGTGGTGTGATGGCAACGTGATAGGATTCGGGACGATCGCATTGATAGGGCCGTGTTTTATGTCGTTAGGGTCAGCAGATCTTCTCATAAGTGTTACGCGTGCCTTCTTTACCCCAAACTCCTTATCGAGTGGTGAAAGGACACGGCAAAGTCCTGTTGTGTTACAGGAAACAACCCTGACGAAGTCTTTACCAAGGGCCTCTTCGTAGTTGGTCTCAGCGTTGAAGGAGCAACCTGCAAGGTCATGTGCCTCGCCACCCTGCCAGATAGCCTTGGTGCCTGCCTTCTCGTAAAGTTCCTTGTTAGTAGCACCAATTTTACCTGGTGTACAGTCAACCACAACATCGGCTGCTTCGATCATTTCCTCAACGGTAC
This genomic interval carries:
- a CDS encoding type II glyceraldehyde-3-phosphate dehydrogenase; this encodes MTKAKVAINGYGTIGKRVADAVMLQDDMEIIGIAKTRPNFETVIAQEKGYHVYTLADRVEAMEKEGIEVAGTVEEMIEAADVVVDCTPGKIGATNKELYEKAGTKAIWQGGEAHDLAGCSFNAETNYEEALGKDFVRVVSCNTTGLCRVLSPLDKEFGVKKARVTLMRRSADPNDIKHGPINAIVPNPITLPSHHGPDVKTVIPGIDVATTAVKLPTTLMHMHTINLEFEKECTAEDVKNILAEQSRVRFVGQGITSTAEIMELAKDLGRPRGDMWENCVWDESITMYEGELYFFQAIHQESDVIPENVDAIRAMMELEREGQKSIAETNSKMGI